The genomic region GCAACTGCAGGTGCCTTGTTGCTCGCCAGCGCGTCGGGCGCGTCGCTCTTGGTCAGGATCGCGGCCAGCGATCCAATCGTCGAGCGCAGATCGTGGCGGTGCACCACCATGTCGACCATGCCATGCTCATAGAGATATTCCGAGCGCTGGAAGCCCTTGGGCAGCTTCTCGCGAATGGTCTGCTCGATTACGCGCGCGCCGGCAAAGCCGATGCGGGCGCCGGGTTCGGCAATATGCACATCGCCCAGCATGGCGTAGGACGCGGTCACCCCGCCCGTGGTGGGGTCGGTGAACACCACAAAGAAGGGCAGGCCCGCTTCACGCAGGCGCAGCACGGCAACCGTGGTGCGCGGCATCTGCATCAGGCTGAGCACGCCTTCCTGCATGCGCGCGCCACCCGAGGCGACGAACAGCACGAACGGTGTCTTGCGATTGGCCGCCGTTTCCAGCCCGGTGATGATGCCCTGACCCGCCGCCATGCCGAGCGAACCGCCCATGAAGTCGAAATCCTGCACGGCCACGGTGACGTCACGCTCATAGAGCTTGCCCGTTGCCACCAGTACGGCGTCTTCGTAGCCAGTCTTGGCCCGGCTTTCCTTGAGGCGGTCGGTATAGCGTTTCTGGTCGCGGAATCTCAGCGGGTCGACCGGCACGCTGGGCACGCTGACCAGCTTGTACTGGCCTTCGTCGAAGAAATTCTTGAGCCGGTCTGCCGGCTTGATCTTCATGTGGTAGCCCGAATTGGGCACGACCCACTGGTTCGCCTCGAGATCGCGATAAAACACCATCTCGCCGGACTCGGGATCCTTGACCCACAGATTCTCGGCAATCTGCGACTTGTCGCCCAGGATGGAGCGGATTTTGGGGCGGACGAAATTATCGATCCAGTTCATGGCGGGCCTCGCGCGGTGACTAGTGCGTCACCTAAGCTTGTAATTATGGCAATTCTTATCAGGGGCGGGGGGCAAGGGCAAAGGCGCAGATACCCCTGTGGATAGCTCTATCTCCGGGCGCGTTTCACGCCACCGGCCAGATCGGCCACCAGATCGCGCACCGCGCTGACCGTTGTATCGCTCGCCTTGCCGTCCACCAGCGATTGCGCCACCGCATCCACCAGCACCGAACCCACCACAATGCCATCAGCATGCTTGCCGATATCGGCGGCGTCTTCGGCGGTCTTGATGCCAAAACCCACTGCCACGGGCAGATCGGTGTGGCTCTTGATACGGTCCACCGCATCGCCCACCGCGCCGCGCGACTTGATCGCCGCCCCGGTCACCCCGGTCATCGACACATAATAGACAAAGCCCGACGAATTCTTCAGCACAGCGGGTAGCCGCTTGTCATCGGTGGTTGGCGTGGTCAGGCGAATGAAATTGAGCCCTGCCGCCATCGCTGGCAGGCACAGTTCGTCATCTTCCTCGGGCGGCAGATCGACAATGATCAGCCCGTCCACGCCCGCTTCTTTGGCCGCGGCCACAAATTTGTCGACGCCAAAGATATAGATCGGGTTGTAATAGCCCATCAGCACGATCGGCGTGGTCTCATCCTTGCGGCGGAAATCCTCGACCATGCCCAGCACGCCGCGCAGGGTCTGCCCCGCTGCCAGCGCCCGCTGCCCGCCCAGCTGAATGGCCACGCCATCCGCCATCGGGTCCGAGAACGGCATACCCAGCTCGATAATGTCGGCGCCTGCCCGCGGCAGGGCTTCAAGAATGGCCTGGCCGGTCGCCAGATCAGGATCGCCCGCCATCACGAAGGTCACCAGCGCCGGGCGCCCTTCGGTCTTGAGCGCAGCAAAACGCGTATCGATACGTGTGGTCATTTAGAGCAGCCCCAGATATTTGCCGACGCTCTCCACGTCCTTGTCGCCGCGGCCAGACAGGCACAGCACGATTGACTGATCCTTGCCCATGGTGGGCGCGACCTTCATCAGTTGGGCCAGCCCATGCGCGCTTTCGAGCGCCGGGATGATGCCTTCAAGCTTGGTGCACAACTGGAACGCGGCCAGCGCCTCATCATCGGTGATGGGCGCATAGGTGACGCGCTTAGTGTCATGCAGGAACGAATGCTCGGGGCCAACACCGGGATAATCCAGCCCGGCCGAAATCGAGTGGCCCTCGAGAATCTGCCCGTCAGCGTCCTGCAGCAGATAGGTGCGATTGCCATGCAGCACGCCGGGCGTTCCGCCGGTCATCGAGGCGGCGTGGCCGTTTTCGGTGTCGATGCCATGCCCGCCCGCTTCGGCGCCATACAGCTTGACCTCGGGGTCATCCAAAAACGCATGGAAGGTGCCGATGGCATTGCTGCCGCCGCCCACACAGGCCACCACCGCATCAGGCAGACCGCCTTCGCTGCTGGCGAACTGTTCCTTGATTTCGGTGCCGATCACGCTCTGGAAATCGCGCACCATTTCCGGATAGGGGTGCGGACCCGCTGCCGTGCCGATCAGGTAATAGGTGCTCTCGACATTGGTCACCCAGTCGCGCAGCGCTTCGTTCATCGCGTCTTTGAGCGTACCGGCGCCGGCCGTCACGGCGCGCACTTCAGCGCCCAGCATTTTCATGCGCAGCACATTGGGCATCTGCCGTTCAACGTCGGTGGCGCCCATGAAGATGGTACAGGGCAGGTCGAACTTGGCGCACACCGTCGCGGTTGCCACGCCATGCTGGCCCGCGCCGGTTTCGGCGATCACCCGCGTCTTGCCCATGCGCTTGGCCAGCAGGATCTGCCCCAGGCAATTATTGATCTTGTGGCTGCCGGTATGGTTGAGTTCTTCGCGCTTGAACCAAACCTTGGCGCCGCCCAGATGCTGGGTCAGCCGTTCGGCGAAATAGAGCGGGCTCGGCCGGCCCGCATAATGGGTCGACAGACCACCCAGTTCGGCCTTGAACGCGGGGTCCTTCTGGGCCGCCCGGTAATGGGCTTCAAGATCCAGGATCAGCGGCATCAGCGTTTCGGCAACAAACCGGCCGCCAAAAATGCCGAACCGGCCATTCTCGTCAGGACCGTTGCGCAAGGAATTCAGGCCGTCGGTGTCCACTGCAGCATTTCCTTCGATTGTCAGCCCGGTCCGGCCGGGTGACCGAAGGGCTTGGCTTATACGGCGGCGCGGGCGTTTCGGATGAATGCCTCGATCAGCGCCTTGTCTTTGACCCCTGGCGCGCTCTCCACTCCCGAAGACACATCCACCCCGAACGGGCGTACGGTCTTGATGGCTTCCGCGACTGTCTCTGGTGTCAGGCCACCGGAAAGCATGAAGGGGATGGATGGGTCAAGCGCCTTGAGCAGCGCCCAGTCAAAGGTGTCGCCCAGCCCGCCGGGGCGGTCGGCGCCCTTGGGTGGCTTGGCATCAAGCAGGATGCGGTCGGCAATGTCGACAAAATCGGCAACATGGCCGACATCCTCGGCCGAGCCGATCGGCAGCGCCTTCATGATCTCGACGCCCGCTTCGGCGCGGATGGCTTCCACGCGATGCGCCGATTCCGGCCCGTGCAACTGGATCCAGTCAGGCCCCAGCGCGGCAAATTCCGCCACCGAGCTATTGTCGGGATTGACCAGCAACACGCAGGTTTCGACCCGGCCGCGCGCCTGCGAGATCAGATCGGCAATGGCGTCGACGCTGGCATGGCGCGGCGAGCGCGTGAAGTGAACAAAGCCCACCATGTCGGCTCCGGCTTCAATCGCCGTTTCCAGAATTTCAGTGGTCTTGATG from Devosia litorisediminis harbors:
- the accD gene encoding acetyl-CoA carboxylase, carboxyltransferase subunit beta, with protein sequence MNWIDNFVRPKIRSILGDKSQIAENLWVKDPESGEMVFYRDLEANQWVVPNSGYHMKIKPADRLKNFFDEGQYKLVSVPSVPVDPLRFRDQKRYTDRLKESRAKTGYEDAVLVATGKLYERDVTVAVQDFDFMGGSLGMAAGQGIITGLETAANRKTPFVLFVASGGARMQEGVLSLMQMPRTTVAVLRLREAGLPFFVVFTDPTTGGVTASYAMLGDVHIAEPGARIGFAGARVIEQTIREKLPKGFQRSEYLYEHGMVDMVVHRHDLRSTIGSLAAILTKSDAPDALASNKAPAVARSTMRDAAVAAEGDDGDLDTPPNAAHAE
- the trpA gene encoding tryptophan synthase subunit alpha, which codes for MTTRIDTRFAALKTEGRPALVTFVMAGDPDLATGQAILEALPRAGADIIELGMPFSDPMADGVAIQLGGQRALAAGQTLRGVLGMVEDFRRKDETTPIVLMGYYNPIYIFGVDKFVAAAKEAGVDGLIIVDLPPEEDDELCLPAMAAGLNFIRLTTPTTDDKRLPAVLKNSSGFVYYVSMTGVTGAAIKSRGAVGDAVDRIKSHTDLPVAVGFGIKTAEDAADIGKHADGIVVGSVLVDAVAQSLVDGKASDTTVSAVRDLVADLAGGVKRARR
- the trpB gene encoding tryptophan synthase subunit beta translates to MDTDGLNSLRNGPDENGRFGIFGGRFVAETLMPLILDLEAHYRAAQKDPAFKAELGGLSTHYAGRPSPLYFAERLTQHLGGAKVWFKREELNHTGSHKINNCLGQILLAKRMGKTRVIAETGAGQHGVATATVCAKFDLPCTIFMGATDVERQMPNVLRMKMLGAEVRAVTAGAGTLKDAMNEALRDWVTNVESTYYLIGTAAGPHPYPEMVRDFQSVIGTEIKEQFASSEGGLPDAVVACVGGGSNAIGTFHAFLDDPEVKLYGAEAGGHGIDTENGHAASMTGGTPGVLHGNRTYLLQDADGQILEGHSISAGLDYPGVGPEHSFLHDTKRVTYAPITDDEALAAFQLCTKLEGIIPALESAHGLAQLMKVAPTMGKDQSIVLCLSGRGDKDVESVGKYLGLL
- a CDS encoding phosphoribosylanthranilate isomerase, which codes for MADPLIIKICGIKTTEILETAIEAGADMVGFVHFTRSPRHASVDAIADLISQARGRVETCVLLVNPDNSSVAEFAALGPDWIQLHGPESAHRVEAIRAEAGVEIMKALPIGSAEDVGHVADFVDIADRILLDAKPPKGADRPGGLGDTFDWALLKALDPSIPFMLSGGLTPETVAEAIKTVRPFGVDVSSGVESAPGVKDKALIEAFIRNARAAV